A single genomic interval of Streptomyces sp. BA2 harbors:
- a CDS encoding succinate dehydrogenase iron-sulfur subunit codes for MATPTLDKEDAKPEAGFADSPYITVTFRIRRFNPEISADATWEDFQLEIDPKERVLDALHKIKWDMDGSLTFRRSCAHGICGSDAMRINGRNRLACKTLIKDINPSKPITVEAIKGLTVLKDLVVDMDPFFQAYRDVMPFLVTTGNEPTRERLQSAEDRERFDDTTKCILCAACTSSCPVFWNDGQYFGPAAIVNAHRFIFDSRDEAGEQRLEILNDKDGVWRCRTTFNCTDACPRGIEVTKAIQEVKRALITRRF; via the coding sequence ATGGCAACCCCGACCCTCGACAAGGAAGACGCCAAGCCCGAGGCCGGCTTCGCCGACTCCCCGTACATCACGGTCACCTTCCGCATCCGCCGCTTCAACCCGGAGATCTCGGCGGACGCGACCTGGGAAGACTTCCAGCTGGAGATCGACCCCAAGGAGCGTGTCCTCGACGCCCTCCACAAGATCAAGTGGGACATGGACGGGTCGCTGACCTTCCGTCGCTCCTGCGCCCACGGCATCTGCGGCTCCGACGCGATGCGCATCAACGGCCGCAACCGCCTGGCCTGCAAGACCCTGATCAAGGACATCAACCCGTCCAAGCCGATCACGGTCGAGGCCATCAAGGGTCTGACGGTCCTGAAGGACCTGGTCGTCGACATGGACCCGTTCTTCCAGGCGTACCGCGACGTCATGCCGTTCCTGGTCACGACCGGCAACGAACCGACGCGCGAACGCCTCCAGTCGGCAGAGGACCGCGAGCGCTTCGACGACACGACGAAGTGCATCCTCTGCGCGGCCTGCACCTCATCGTGCCCGGTCTTCTGGAACGACGGCCAGTACTTCGGCCCGGCAGCGATCGTGAACGCGCACCGCTTCATCTTCGACAGCCGTGACGAGGCGGGCGAGCAGCGCCTGGAGATCCTGAACGACAAGGACGGCGTGTGGCGTTGCCGCACGACGTTCAACTGCACGGACGCGTGCCCGCGTGGCATCGAGGTCACGAAGGCGATCCAGGAAGTGAAGCGGGCGCTGATCACGCGTCGCTTCTGA
- the sdhA gene encoding succinate dehydrogenase flavoprotein subunit — protein MKIHKYDTVIVGAGGAGMRAAIEATKRSRTAVLTKLYPTRSHTGAAQGGMAAALANVEEDNWEWHTFDTVKGGDYLVDQDAAEILAKEAIDAVLDLEKMGLPFNRTPDGTIDQRRFGGHSRNHGEAPVRRSCYAADRTGHMILQTLYQNCVKEGVEFFNEFYVLDQLIVEIDGVKKSAGVVAYELATGEIHIFQAKAVVYASGGTGKFFKVTSNAHTLTGDGQAACYRRGLPLEDMEFFQFHPTGIWRMGILLTEGARGEGGILRNKDGERFMEKYAPVMKDLASRDVVSRSIYTEIREGRGCGPEGDHVYLDLTHLPPEQLDAKLPDITEFARTYLGIEPYTDPIPIQPTAHYAMGGIPTNVEGEVLADNTTVVPGLYAAGEVACVSVHGANRLGTNSLLDINVFGKRAGIAAAEYSAKNDFVELPENPEELVAAQVERLRDATGTERVAELRKELQETMDANVMVFRTEQTIKTAVEKIAELRERYLNVSIQDKGKRFNTDLLEAIELGNLLDLAEVMAQSALARKESRGGHYREDFPNRDDVNFMRHTMAYREVGDDGAESIRLDYKPVVQTRYQPMERKY, from the coding sequence GTGAAGATTCACAAGTACGACACTGTCATCGTCGGCGCCGGCGGCGCGGGCATGCGCGCGGCCATCGAGGCGACGAAGCGCAGCCGCACCGCGGTCCTGACGAAGCTCTACCCGACCCGCTCCCACACGGGCGCGGCGCAGGGCGGCATGGCCGCCGCGCTCGCCAACGTGGAGGAGGACAACTGGGAGTGGCACACCTTCGACACCGTCAAGGGCGGTGACTACCTGGTCGACCAGGACGCCGCCGAGATCCTGGCGAAGGAAGCCATCGACGCGGTCCTCGACCTGGAGAAGATGGGCCTGCCGTTCAACCGCACCCCGGACGGCACCATCGACCAGCGCCGCTTCGGCGGCCACTCCCGCAACCACGGTGAGGCCCCGGTCCGCCGGTCCTGCTACGCCGCGGACCGCACGGGCCACATGATCCTCCAGACCCTCTACCAGAACTGCGTCAAGGAGGGTGTGGAGTTCTTCAACGAGTTCTACGTCCTCGACCAGCTCATCGTCGAGATCGACGGGGTCAAGAAGAGCGCGGGCGTAGTCGCCTACGAGCTGGCGACCGGCGAGATCCACATCTTCCAGGCGAAGGCCGTGGTCTACGCGTCGGGCGGCACCGGCAAGTTCTTCAAGGTGACGTCGAACGCGCACACGCTGACGGGTGACGGCCAGGCGGCCTGCTACCGCCGCGGCCTGCCGCTGGAGGACATGGAGTTCTTCCAGTTCCACCCGACCGGCATCTGGCGCATGGGCATCCTTCTTACGGAAGGCGCCCGTGGTGAGGGCGGCATTCTCCGTAACAAGGACGGCGAGCGCTTCATGGAGAAGTACGCGCCGGTGATGAAGGACTTGGCGTCCCGAGACGTGGTCTCGCGCTCCATCTACACGGAGATCCGAGAGGGCCGCGGCTGCGGCCCCGAGGGCGACCACGTGTACCTGGACCTGACGCACCTCCCGCCGGAGCAGCTGGACGCGAAGCTTCCCGACATCACGGAGTTCGCGCGCACCTACCTCGGCATCGAGCCCTACACGGACCCGATCCCGATCCAGCCGACCGCGCACTACGCCATGGGCGGCATCCCGACGAACGTGGAGGGTGAGGTCCTGGCGGACAACACCACGGTCGTCCCGGGTCTGTACGCGGCGGGCGAGGTGGCCTGCGTGTCGGTGCACGGCGCCAACCGCCTCGGCACGAACTCGCTCCTGGACATCAACGTCTTCGGCAAGCGCGCGGGCATCGCCGCCGCGGAGTACTCGGCGAAGAACGACTTCGTGGAGCTCCCGGAGAACCCCGAGGAGCTGGTCGCCGCCCAGGTGGAGCGCCTGCGCGACGCCACGGGCACCGAGCGGGTCGCCGAGCTCCGCAAGGAGCTGCAGGAGACCATGGACGCCAACGTCATGGTGTTCCGCACGGAGCAGACGATCAAGACGGCGGTGGAGAAGATCGCGGAGCTCCGCGAGCGCTACCTCAACGTCTCGATCCAGGACAAGGGCAAGCGTTTCAACACCGACCTCCTGGAGGCCATCGAGCTGGGCAACCTGCTCGACCTGGCCGAGGTCATGGCGCAGTCGGCCCTGGCCCGCAAGGAGTCGCGCGGCGGTCACTACCGCGAGGACTTCCCCAACCGCGACGACGTCAACTTCATGCGCCACACCATGGCGTACCGCGAGGTCGGCGACGACGGTGCCGAGTCGATCCGCCTCGACTACAAGCCTGTCGTCCAGACCCGCTACCAGCCGATGGAGCGTAAGTACTGA
- a CDS encoding succinate dehydrogenase hydrophobic membrane anchor subunit: MSDTTLEKSSVSGVGPVEGASLYDADNPAPLIEAPRKRTSKTPRSTRGNFEMAAWLFMRLSGVVLVVLVLGHLLIQLVLDGGVSKIGFAFVAGRWASPFWQVWDLLMLWLAMLHGANGLRTVINDYAERANTRLWLKGLLYTATVFTILLGTLVIFTFDPNIR, encoded by the coding sequence ATGTCCGACACCACGCTCGAGAAGTCCTCAGTGTCCGGAGTGGGTCCCGTCGAAGGCGCCTCGCTCTACGACGCCGACAACCCGGCCCCCCTCATCGAGGCGCCGCGCAAGCGCACCTCCAAGACCCCGCGCTCGACCCGCGGCAACTTCGAGATGGCCGCATGGCTCTTCATGCGCCTGTCCGGCGTCGTCCTTGTCGTCCTGGTCCTCGGCCACCTGCTGATCCAGCTGGTGCTCGACGGCGGCGTGAGCAAGATCGGCTTCGCTTTCGTCGCCGGTCGCTGGGCCTCGCCGTTCTGGCAGGTCTGGGACCTGCTGATGCTGTGGCTCGCGATGCTGCACGGGGCCAACGGCCTGCGCACGGTCATCAACGACTACGCGGAGCGCGCCAACACGCGCCTGTGGCTCAAGGGCCTGCTGTACACCGCCACGGTGTTCACCATCCTTCTGGGCACGCTGGTGATCTTCACCTTCGACCCGAACATCCGCTAA
- the sdhC gene encoding succinate dehydrogenase, cytochrome b556 subunit — MPAGTLYRGREGMWSWVAHRVTGVLIFFFLFVHVLDTALVRVSPEAYDDVVSTYKTPLVALLEYGLVAAILFHALNGLRVIAVDFWSKGPRFQKQMLWTVMGIWIVLMVGALYPVLGHAVREVFGS, encoded by the coding sequence GTGCCGGCTGGAACGCTGTACCGCGGCCGGGAAGGAATGTGGTCCTGGGTGGCTCACCGAGTCACCGGCGTCCTCATCTTCTTCTTCCTGTTCGTGCATGTGCTGGACACCGCTCTCGTCCGCGTCTCCCCGGAGGCGTACGACGATGTCGTCAGCACCTACAAGACACCCCTCGTCGCACTCCTTGAGTACGGCCTGGTCGCCGCCATCCTCTTCCACGCGCTGAACGGCCTGCGTGTCATCGCCGTCGACTTCTGGTCGAAGGGCCCGCGCTTCCAGAAGCAGATGCTCTGGACCGTCATGGGTATCTGGATCGTCCTGATGGTGGGGGCGCTCTACCCGGTCCTCGGCCACGCCGTCCGCGAAGTCTTCGGGAGCTGA
- a CDS encoding 2-oxo-4-hydroxy-4-carboxy-5-ureidoimidazoline decarboxylase produces the protein MPPAQEPPLSPHRSPSPPAEPTRAPEQLNTAEPGVAEAALLTCCGSHLWARRLVAHRPYPDLEALLAASDEAAYDLPPADLAEALACEPLWPAVPRQGTYTAAHTALRAAHAAYESRFGHVFVICLDDVPPTQALDHLLAGIRARLANDPEEERVLAAEEMRKLARGRLTRLVHDLNSPYVPV, from the coding sequence ATGCCCCCTGCCCAGGAGCCCCCGCTGTCCCCGCACCGTTCACCGAGTCCCCCGGCGGAGCCGACACGCGCCCCGGAGCAACTGAACACCGCAGAGCCCGGCGTCGCCGAAGCCGCGCTGCTCACCTGCTGCGGCAGCCACCTCTGGGCCCGGCGCCTCGTCGCCCACCGGCCGTACCCCGACCTGGAGGCCCTGCTCGCCGCGTCCGACGAAGCGGCGTACGACCTGCCGCCCGCGGACCTCGCCGAGGCCCTGGCCTGCGAACCTCTGTGGCCGGCCGTCCCCCGGCAGGGGACCTACACCGCCGCCCACACAGCCCTGCGGGCCGCGCACGCCGCGTACGAGAGCCGGTTCGGTCACGTCTTCGTGATCTGCCTGGACGACGTCCCGCCGACCCAGGCCCTCGACCATCTGCTCGCCGGAATCCGCGCCCGCCTCGCCAACGACCCGGAGGAGGAGCGGGTCCTGGCGGCCGAGGAGATGCGGAAACTCGCCCGCGGGCGACTCACCCGGCTCGTGCACGACCTGAATAGCCCGTACGTGCCTGTTTGA
- a CDS encoding beta-N-acetylhexosaminidase, which produces MIPRRAALAAAAAAVAAGAVALTVAVWPDAGDGAPPASASPPSDNKSAAAPTPSPTKSYPLSEAPATIPAVREHSAARGPGWKPQGGGRVVVGDDELADEGKLLAGELKLKYAGDAGPRKGDVELALTEDNSEERDESYTLSVKGQRVKITAPEDVGVFYGTRTLKQEVRDGRAAPEGVVRDRPAKPQRGFMIDIARKHFDAKWIEDRIRELGDLKYNQLGLHFSDDQAFRIESESHPEIVSRDHLTKAQVRRILKLAASRHITVVPEIDSPGHLGAVIAAHPSLQLRDTRGVAARGAVDISKPLAAEIVDDLLEEYADLFPGRYWHLGADEYQALTVGNPEASYPQLASAAREKYGPDARVQDLATGWLNDRAETMRPYERGLRAWNDGFFRGGVEKADDDIDVAYWTGKEIGAREPAEYLKDGRNVINYNDEYLYYVLGQPNAFRYPTGQRIYEQWTPLVIRGTKPVDARYDDQILGGSFAVWCDLAGSQTQEQVAQGIRMPLRATVQKLWDARKPAMPWEEFVKLADQVG; this is translated from the coding sequence ATGATTCCTCGCCGCGCAGCCCTCGCCGCAGCCGCCGCTGCCGTTGCCGCCGGAGCTGTCGCCCTGACCGTTGCCGTGTGGCCCGACGCTGGGGACGGGGCGCCCCCGGCCAGTGCGTCGCCGCCCTCCGACAACAAGTCTGCCGCGGCCCCGACCCCCTCGCCCACGAAGTCGTACCCCCTCTCCGAGGCTCCGGCCACCATCCCCGCCGTACGCGAGCACAGCGCGGCGCGCGGGCCGGGGTGGAAGCCGCAGGGCGGCGGGCGCGTGGTCGTCGGTGACGACGAGCTCGCGGACGAGGGCAAGCTGCTCGCCGGTGAGCTGAAGCTCAAGTACGCCGGTGACGCAGGCCCCCGCAAGGGCGACGTGGAGCTCGCGCTCACCGAAGACAACTCCGAGGAGCGCGACGAGTCGTACACCCTCTCCGTGAAGGGGCAGCGGGTGAAGATCACCGCCCCCGAGGACGTGGGCGTCTTCTACGGGACGCGCACCCTGAAGCAGGAGGTGCGCGACGGCCGGGCCGCGCCCGAAGGCGTCGTGCGCGACCGCCCCGCCAAGCCACAGCGCGGCTTCATGATCGACATCGCGCGCAAGCACTTCGACGCGAAGTGGATCGAGGACCGTATCCGGGAGCTCGGCGACCTCAAGTACAACCAGCTCGGCCTGCACTTCTCCGACGACCAGGCCTTCCGCATCGAGTCGGAATCGCACCCCGAGATCGTCTCGCGCGACCACCTCACCAAGGCGCAGGTCCGCCGCATCCTCAAGCTCGCGGCCAGTCGTCACATCACCGTCGTGCCCGAGATCGACTCACCGGGCCACCTCGGCGCGGTCATCGCCGCGCACCCCTCGCTCCAGCTCCGCGACACCCGTGGCGTCGCCGCGCGCGGCGCCGTCGACATCTCCAAACCGCTGGCCGCGGAGATCGTCGACGATCTCCTGGAGGAGTACGCGGACCTCTTCCCGGGGCGCTACTGGCATCTCGGCGCCGACGAGTACCAGGCCCTCACGGTCGGCAACCCCGAGGCCAGCTACCCGCAACTGGCGTCCGCGGCCCGCGAGAAGTACGGGCCCGACGCCCGCGTCCAGGATCTCGCGACCGGCTGGCTCAACGACCGTGCCGAGACCATGCGCCCCTACGAGCGCGGACTGAGGGCCTGGAACGACGGGTTCTTCCGCGGCGGGGTCGAGAAGGCCGACGACGATATCGACGTCGCGTACTGGACGGGCAAGGAGATCGGAGCGAGGGAGCCGGCCGAGTACCTGAAGGACGGCCGGAACGTCATCAACTACAACGACGAGTACCTCTACTACGTCCTCGGCCAGCCCAACGCCTTCCGCTACCCCACCGGGCAGCGGATCTACGAGCAGTGGACCCCGCTGGTGATCCGCGGGACGAAGCCGGTGGACGCCCGTTACGACGACCAGATCCTCGGCGGTTCCTTCGCCGTCTGGTGCGACCTGGCCGGCTCGCAGACGCAGGAGCAGGTGGCGCAGGGCATCCGGATGCCGCTGCGGGCGACGGTCCAGAAGCTGTGGGACGCTCGGAAACCGGCCATGCCCTGGGAGGAATTCGTGAAGCTGGCCGACCAGGTGGGATAG